In Streptomyces chartreusis NRRL 3882, the following are encoded in one genomic region:
- the argC gene encoding N-acetyl-gamma-glutamyl-phosphate reductase: MAVRAAVAGASGYAGGELLRLLLAHPEVEIGALTGNSNAGQKLGALQPHLLPLAGRVLQETTPEVLDGHDVVFLALPHGQSAAVAERLGPDVLVIDMGADFRLTDAAAWERFYGSKHAGTWPYGLPELPGARAALEGSKRVAVPGCYPTAVSLALFPAYAAGLAEPEAVIVAASGTSGAGKAPKPHLLGSEVMGSMSPYGVGGGHRHTPEITQNLSAAAGEPVSVSFTPTLAPMPRGILATCSAKAKDGVTAESLRAAYEKAFADEPFVHLLPEGQWPATASVYGSNAVQAQVAYDAAAGRIIVISAIDNLTKGTAGGAVQSMNIALGLDETTGLTTIGVAP, from the coding sequence ATGGCGGTACGTGCGGCAGTGGCCGGAGCGAGTGGATACGCGGGCGGGGAACTGCTGCGTCTGCTCCTGGCGCACCCCGAGGTCGAGATCGGCGCCCTGACCGGCAACTCCAACGCGGGGCAGAAGCTCGGTGCGCTCCAGCCGCACCTGCTGCCCCTGGCCGGGCGAGTGCTCCAGGAGACCACCCCCGAGGTGCTCGACGGCCACGACGTCGTCTTCCTCGCGCTGCCGCACGGGCAGTCCGCCGCCGTCGCCGAGCGGCTCGGGCCGGACGTGCTGGTGATCGACATGGGCGCCGACTTCCGGCTCACGGACGCCGCCGCCTGGGAGCGGTTCTACGGCTCGAAGCACGCCGGAACCTGGCCCTACGGCCTTCCCGAACTGCCGGGTGCACGCGCCGCGCTGGAGGGGTCCAAGCGCGTCGCGGTGCCCGGCTGCTACCCCACGGCAGTGTCGCTGGCGCTCTTCCCGGCGTACGCCGCCGGGCTCGCCGAGCCCGAGGCCGTGATCGTCGCCGCGTCCGGCACCTCCGGCGCGGGCAAGGCGCCCAAGCCGCACCTGCTGGGCAGCGAGGTCATGGGCTCGATGTCCCCGTACGGCGTCGGCGGCGGGCACCGGCACACCCCCGAGATCACCCAGAACCTCAGCGCGGCCGCCGGCGAGCCGGTCTCCGTCTCCTTCACACCGACCCTCGCGCCGATGCCCCGCGGCATCCTCGCCACGTGCAGCGCGAAGGCGAAGGACGGGGTCACCGCCGAGTCCCTGCGCGCCGCCTACGAGAAGGCCTTCGCCGACGAGCCCTTCGTGCACCTGCTGCCCGAGGGCCAGTGGCCCGCCACGGCGTCCGTCTACGGTTCGAACGCCGTTCAGGCGCAGGTCGCGTACGACGCGGCCGCCGGACGGATCATCGTGATCAGCGCCATCGACAACCTCACCAAGGGCACCGCCGGCGGTGCCGTCCAGAGCATGAACATCGCCCTGGGGCTCGACGAGACCACCGGACTGACGACGATCGGAGTTGCGCCGTGA
- a CDS encoding FAD:protein FMN transferase: MADTVADSAQAPAAVRHAEETMGTVFSLDVRGGEPAAVRAAVDDVVAGLHRVDEVFSTYREDSQVSRLQRGELTVEECDPEVAEVLALAAEAERLSNGWFSTSYGGRLDPTGIVKGWAVERAARQLAAVPGVSGVSVNGGGDVQSLGVPGSQRPWRVGVSDPLRPGGLAAVISAAGLDELAVATSGTAERGAHIVDPRTGRSAVTDLVAVTVVGPRLTWADCWATAAFAMGSREGLAWLESLPDVEALLITAGDEVRCTGGLAARLG; encoded by the coding sequence GTGGCTGACACGGTGGCCGACTCCGCACAGGCTCCCGCCGCGGTACGTCATGCGGAGGAGACGATGGGGACCGTCTTCTCCCTCGACGTCCGCGGCGGGGAACCGGCCGCCGTGCGCGCGGCCGTGGACGATGTCGTGGCCGGACTGCACCGGGTCGACGAGGTGTTCAGCACGTACCGCGAGGACAGTCAGGTCTCCCGGCTGCAGCGCGGGGAGCTGACCGTCGAGGAGTGTGATCCCGAGGTCGCCGAGGTGCTCGCACTGGCCGCCGAGGCGGAGCGGCTGAGCAACGGCTGGTTCAGCACGTCGTACGGGGGCCGGCTCGATCCGACCGGCATCGTGAAGGGCTGGGCGGTCGAGCGGGCGGCGCGGCAGTTGGCCGCCGTGCCCGGGGTGAGCGGGGTGAGCGTCAACGGCGGCGGTGACGTGCAGTCGCTCGGGGTCCCGGGGTCGCAGCGGCCGTGGCGGGTCGGGGTTTCGGATCCCCTGCGGCCGGGGGGTCTCGCGGCGGTGATCTCAGCGGCGGGGCTGGACGAACTGGCCGTGGCGACGTCCGGAACCGCCGAGCGGGGCGCGCATATCGTCGACCCGCGCACGGGGCGTTCGGCCGTGACCGACCTGGTCGCCGTCACGGTGGTGGGGCCTCGGCTGACGTGGGCGGACTGCTGGGCCACGGCGGCGTTCGCGATGGGGTCGCGGGAGGGGCTGGCCTGGCTGGAGTCGCTGCCGGATGTGGAGGCCCTGCTCATCACGGCTGGTGATGAGGTGCGTTGCACCGGAGGGTTGGCAGCGAGGCTGGGGTGA
- a CDS encoding FMN-binding protein — protein sequence MRKSHPVRRAVLAGAATVSGIVLLLSLKPASDPGSAQAAGGQLPPAAAGQAPQGGVNGAVTGDAAQTQYGAVQVRLTMSGGKITQAEAVQAPKGGRSDQITASSVPRLNQAVVAAQSADIDAVSGATYTSAGYKKSLQSALDKAKASAGGAQGSGDAQTLTGDVAQTQYGPVQVRVTVAGGKITKAEAVQAPKGGRSDQITSASVPRLNQAAVAAGSADIDAVSGATYTSAGYKKSLQSALDKAPAGGGSSQSSGSGSAQAKTVTGSVAQTQYGPVQVRVTVAGGKITKAEAVQAPKGGRSDQITSASVPRLNQAAVAAGNAQIDAVSGATYTSAGYKQSLQSALDQAGG from the coding sequence ATGAGGAAGTCTCACCCCGTCCGGCGTGCCGTGCTCGCCGGCGCAGCCACCGTCTCCGGGATCGTGCTGCTGCTGTCACTGAAGCCGGCCTCCGACCCGGGCTCCGCCCAGGCCGCGGGCGGTCAGCTCCCGCCCGCGGCCGCCGGGCAGGCCCCGCAGGGCGGCGTGAACGGCGCGGTCACCGGTGACGCGGCGCAGACGCAGTACGGCGCGGTGCAGGTCCGCCTGACCATGAGCGGCGGCAAGATCACTCAGGCCGAAGCCGTCCAGGCCCCCAAGGGCGGCCGCAGCGACCAGATCACCGCCAGCTCCGTGCCCCGCCTCAACCAGGCGGTGGTGGCCGCCCAGAGCGCGGACATCGACGCCGTGTCCGGGGCGACGTACACCAGCGCCGGCTACAAGAAGTCCCTCCAGTCGGCTCTGGACAAGGCCAAGGCCTCGGCCGGCGGCGCGCAGGGCTCGGGCGACGCCCAGACGCTGACCGGCGACGTGGCGCAGACGCAGTACGGCCCGGTCCAGGTCCGCGTCACCGTCGCCGGCGGGAAGATCACCAAGGCCGAAGCCGTCCAGGCCCCCAAGGGCGGCCGCAGCGACCAGATCACCTCCGCCTCCGTCCCCCGCCTCAACCAAGCGGCCGTCGCGGCGGGGAGCGCGGACATCGACGCGGTCTCGGGCGCCACCTACACCAGCGCCGGCTACAAGAAGTCCCTCCAGTCCGCCCTGGACAAGGCCCCGGCAGGGGGCGGCTCCTCCCAGAGTTCCGGTTCGGGCAGCGCCCAGGCCAAGACCGTCACGGGCAGTGTCGCGCAGACGCAGTACGGCCCGGTCCAGGTCCGCGTCACCGTCGCCGGCGGGAAGATCACCAAGGCCGAAGCCGTCCAGGCCCCCAAGGGCGGCCGCAGCGACCAGATCACCTCCGCCTCCGTCCCCCGCCTCAACCAGGCAGCGGTCGCGGCCGGAAACGCACAGATCGACGCCGTCTCCGGCGCCACCTACACCAGCGCCGGCTACAAGCAGTCCCTCCAGTCGGCGCTGGACCAGGCCGGTGGCTGA
- a CDS encoding response regulator transcription factor, with the protein MRVLIVEDEPYLAEAVRDGLRLEAIAADIAGDGETALELLSVHSYDLAVLDRDIPGPSGDEVARRIVASGSGIPILMLTAADRIDDKASGFELGADDYLTKPFELRELVLRLRALDRRRAYARPPVREIAGLRLDPFRREVFRDGRYVPLTRKQFAVLDVLVAAEGGVVSAEELLERAWDENADPLTNAVRITVSALRKRLGEPWIIATVPGVGYRIDPGTDAADTGRTHA; encoded by the coding sequence ATGCGCGTACTGATCGTGGAGGACGAGCCCTATCTGGCCGAGGCCGTCCGTGACGGTCTGCGGCTGGAGGCGATAGCCGCCGACATCGCCGGCGACGGCGAAACCGCCCTGGAGCTGCTCAGCGTCCACTCCTACGACCTGGCGGTACTCGACCGCGACATCCCAGGCCCCTCCGGCGACGAGGTCGCCCGGCGCATCGTCGCCTCCGGCAGCGGCATCCCGATCCTCATGCTCACCGCCGCCGACCGGATCGACGACAAGGCGTCCGGGTTCGAGCTCGGCGCCGACGACTACCTCACCAAACCGTTCGAGCTGCGGGAGCTCGTCCTGCGGCTGAGGGCGCTCGACCGCAGACGCGCCTACGCCCGGCCCCCGGTCCGCGAGATCGCGGGCCTGCGGCTGGACCCCTTCCGCCGGGAGGTCTTCCGCGACGGACGCTACGTCCCGCTCACGCGCAAGCAGTTCGCCGTGCTGGACGTCCTCGTCGCCGCCGAGGGCGGGGTCGTCAGCGCCGAGGAGCTGCTGGAACGGGCCTGGGACGAGAACGCCGACCCCCTCACCAACGCCGTGCGCATCACCGTCTCCGCGCTGCGCAAACGGCTCGGCGAACCCTGGATCATCGCCACGGTGCCCGGCGTCGGCTACCGGATCGACCCCGGCACGGACGCCGCCGACACCGGCAGGACGCATGCGTAG
- the argJ gene encoding bifunctional glutamate N-acetyltransferase/amino-acid acetyltransferase ArgJ, with protein sequence MSVTAAKGFTAAGIAAGIKENGNPDLALVVNTGPRRAAAGVFTSNRVKAAPVLWSEQVLKSGQVSAVVLNSGGANACTGPKGFQDTHATAEKVAEVLGRGAIEVAVCSTGLIGVLLPMDKLLPGVETAAAQLSEHGGEKAAIAIKTTDTVHKTSVVTKDGWTVGGMAKGAGMLAPGLATMLVVLTTDADLDDDVLDKALRAATRTTFDRVDSDGCMSTNDTVLLLASGAAGVTPEYAEFAEAVRQVCDDLGQQLIRDAEGASKDIKVEVVNAATEDDAVEVGRSIARNNLLKCAIHGEDPNWGRVLSAIGTTKAAFEPDRLNVAINGVWVCKNGGVGEDREKVDMRYREVHIVADLAAGSETATIWTNDLTADYVHENSAYSS encoded by the coding sequence GTGAGTGTGACGGCAGCGAAGGGATTCACGGCGGCGGGCATCGCCGCCGGGATCAAGGAGAACGGCAACCCCGACCTGGCCCTCGTGGTCAACACCGGGCCCCGCCGCGCCGCCGCCGGCGTCTTCACCTCCAACCGCGTGAAGGCCGCACCGGTGCTGTGGTCCGAGCAGGTACTGAAGAGCGGCCAGGTGTCCGCCGTCGTCCTCAACTCCGGCGGCGCCAACGCCTGCACGGGCCCGAAGGGCTTCCAGGACACGCACGCGACGGCCGAGAAGGTAGCCGAGGTCCTCGGGCGGGGCGCCATCGAGGTCGCCGTCTGCTCGACCGGCCTGATCGGCGTGCTCCTGCCGATGGACAAGCTGCTGCCCGGCGTCGAGACGGCCGCCGCCCAGCTCTCCGAGCACGGCGGTGAGAAGGCCGCCATCGCCATCAAGACCACCGACACGGTCCACAAGACGTCCGTCGTCACCAAGGACGGCTGGACCGTCGGCGGCATGGCCAAGGGCGCGGGCATGCTCGCCCCCGGCCTCGCCACCATGCTCGTCGTCCTCACCACCGACGCCGACCTGGACGACGACGTACTCGACAAGGCCCTGCGGGCGGCCACCCGTACGACCTTCGACCGGGTCGACTCCGACGGCTGCATGTCCACCAACGACACCGTGCTGCTGCTCGCCTCCGGCGCGGCGGGGGTCACCCCGGAGTACGCGGAGTTCGCCGAGGCCGTACGGCAGGTCTGCGACGACCTCGGTCAGCAGCTCATCCGGGACGCCGAGGGCGCCAGCAAGGACATCAAGGTCGAGGTGGTCAACGCCGCGACCGAGGACGACGCCGTCGAGGTGGGCCGCTCCATCGCCCGCAACAACCTCCTCAAGTGCGCCATCCACGGCGAGGACCCCAACTGGGGCCGCGTGCTGTCCGCGATCGGCACCACCAAGGCCGCCTTCGAGCCCGACCGGCTGAACGTCGCCATCAACGGCGTCTGGGTGTGCAAGAACGGCGGCGTCGGCGAGGACCGCGAGAAGGTCGACATGCGCTACCGAGAGGTCCACATCGTCGCCGACCTCGCCGCCGGGTCCGAGACCGCCACCATCTGGACCAACGACCTCACCGCCGACTACGTCCACGAGAACAGCGCCTACTCGTCATGA
- a CDS encoding ferric reductase-like transmembrane domain-containing protein, giving the protein MTTTLAGGRAARRQTMRRIRPRRSPAVPLLIALWAGAAAVLWLWWDNTPSLADTTSKILAAGRITGLLAGYLMALVVLQMARVPALERRVGTDRVARWHAMTGRYTLCLVLAHVFLTMWGYALQAGKGLGAIVQQTTDSINQLPDMGKAAIGTGLLFVIGILSIGGVRRLIGYDTWYHVHLLTYASVYLTFWHQITTGNEFAVEPAAKTFWYGLYGAVTALVLWYRILTPIRLNLRHRMRVEAVIEETPGIVSVLIGGRKLHRMGAEAGQFFRWRFKAPGMRFSSHPYSLSAAPRPDMLRITVKAIGDHTSRLRELKPGTKVWAEGPYGAMTAQRRSRGKVLLVAGGVGITPMRALFETLPGAAGDITLLYRANSTQDLALWGELAKIADERGARLMYAVNSPDGERPDISAESLQRKIPDIDRHDVFMCGPPGFAQSVYEALRGAGVPARRIHHESFEM; this is encoded by the coding sequence GTGACCACCACGCTCGCAGGCGGCCGTGCCGCCCGCCGCCAGACGATGCGCCGCATCCGCCCGCGCCGCTCCCCGGCCGTACCGCTGCTGATCGCCCTGTGGGCGGGTGCGGCGGCCGTGCTGTGGCTGTGGTGGGACAACACACCGTCCCTCGCGGACACCACGAGCAAGATCCTGGCCGCGGGCCGGATCACCGGTCTGCTCGCCGGCTACCTCATGGCGCTGGTGGTGCTCCAGATGGCCCGGGTGCCCGCGCTGGAGCGGCGGGTGGGCACCGACCGGGTCGCCCGCTGGCACGCCATGACCGGCCGGTACACGCTCTGCCTGGTCCTGGCACACGTCTTCCTCACCATGTGGGGCTACGCCCTCCAGGCGGGCAAGGGGCTCGGCGCCATCGTCCAGCAGACGACCGACTCCATCAACCAGCTGCCGGACATGGGCAAGGCCGCCATCGGCACGGGTCTGCTGTTCGTCATCGGGATCCTCTCGATCGGCGGCGTCCGCCGTCTGATCGGGTACGACACCTGGTACCACGTGCACCTGCTCACCTACGCGTCGGTGTACCTGACGTTCTGGCACCAGATCACGACCGGCAACGAGTTCGCCGTCGAACCCGCCGCGAAGACCTTCTGGTACGGGCTGTACGGCGCGGTGACGGCGCTCGTCCTCTGGTACCGGATCCTCACCCCGATCCGGCTGAACCTGCGGCACCGCATGCGCGTCGAGGCGGTCATCGAGGAGACCCCGGGGATCGTGTCCGTGCTGATCGGCGGGCGCAAGCTGCACCGGATGGGCGCGGAGGCGGGCCAGTTCTTCCGCTGGCGGTTCAAGGCGCCCGGAATGCGCTTCAGTTCGCACCCGTACTCGCTGTCGGCGGCCCCCCGCCCGGACATGCTGCGGATCACCGTCAAGGCGATCGGCGACCACACCTCCCGGCTGCGCGAGCTGAAGCCCGGCACCAAGGTGTGGGCGGAGGGCCCGTACGGCGCGATGACCGCGCAGCGCCGCAGCCGCGGCAAGGTGCTGCTGGTCGCGGGCGGTGTCGGCATCACCCCGATGCGGGCCCTGTTCGAGACGCTGCCGGGCGCGGCCGGGGACATCACGCTGCTCTACCGGGCCAACAGCACGCAGGACCTGGCCCTGTGGGGCGAGCTCGCCAAGATCGCCGACGAGCGGGGCGCCCGGCTGATGTACGCGGTCAACAGCCCGGACGGGGAACGCCCCGACATCTCGGCGGAGTCCCTCCAGCGCAAGATCCCGGACATCGACCGCCACGACGTCTTCATGTGCGGGCCGCCCGGCTTCGCGCAATCGGTGTACGAGGCACTGCGCGGCGCGGGGGTCCCCGCCCGCCGAATCCATCACGAGTCGTTCGAGATGTGA
- a CDS encoding acetylornithine transaminase yields the protein MGNQELTARWQGALMNNYGTPRLPLVRGAGTKLWDADGKQYLDFVGGIAVNALGHAHPAVVEAVSRQIASLGHVSNLFVAEPPVALAERLLQLFGRDGKVYFCNSGAEANEGAFKIGRLTGRTHMVATQGGFHGRTMGALALTGQPGKQEPFLPLPGDVTHVPYGDAQALAAAVTEETALVIIEPVQGENGVVVPPAGYLKAARAITAATGALLVLDEVQTGVGRTGHWFEYQAHEGVLPDVVTLAKGLGGGLPLGATVAFGRAAELLQPGHHGTTFGGNPVACAAGLAVLDTVENEGLLENVKRQSEKLRDGIEGLGHELIGFVRGAGLLLGIVLTEPLAPQVQQAAQDAGLLVNAPAPDVVRLMPPLNIDDAEVDAFLRALPGVLDAADGDGRSGE from the coding sequence GTGGGAAATCAGGAACTGACCGCGCGGTGGCAGGGCGCGCTCATGAACAACTACGGCACCCCGAGGCTCCCGCTCGTCCGCGGTGCGGGCACCAAGCTGTGGGACGCCGACGGCAAGCAGTACCTGGACTTCGTCGGCGGCATCGCCGTCAACGCGCTCGGCCACGCCCACCCGGCCGTCGTCGAGGCCGTGAGCCGGCAGATCGCCTCCCTCGGCCACGTCTCCAACCTGTTCGTCGCCGAGCCCCCGGTCGCGCTCGCCGAACGGCTGCTCCAGCTCTTCGGCCGCGACGGCAAGGTCTACTTCTGCAACTCCGGCGCCGAGGCCAACGAGGGCGCCTTCAAGATCGGCCGGCTCACCGGACGGACCCACATGGTCGCGACCCAGGGCGGCTTCCACGGCCGCACCATGGGCGCCCTCGCGCTCACCGGCCAGCCCGGCAAGCAGGAACCCTTCCTGCCGCTGCCCGGCGACGTCACGCACGTCCCGTACGGCGACGCGCAGGCGCTGGCCGCCGCGGTGACGGAGGAGACGGCCCTGGTGATCATCGAGCCGGTCCAGGGCGAGAACGGGGTCGTGGTCCCGCCCGCCGGCTACCTCAAGGCCGCCCGGGCCATCACCGCCGCCACCGGCGCGCTGCTCGTCCTGGACGAGGTGCAGACCGGCGTCGGCCGGACCGGGCACTGGTTCGAGTACCAGGCCCACGAGGGCGTGCTGCCCGATGTCGTCACCCTCGCCAAGGGCCTCGGCGGCGGACTGCCGCTCGGCGCGACCGTCGCCTTCGGGCGCGCCGCCGAGCTGCTCCAGCCCGGCCACCACGGCACCACCTTCGGCGGCAACCCCGTCGCCTGCGCCGCCGGGCTCGCCGTCCTCGACACCGTCGAGAACGAGGGACTGCTGGAGAACGTCAAGCGGCAGAGCGAGAAGCTGCGGGACGGGATCGAGGGCCTGGGCCACGAGTTGATCGGTTTCGTCCGGGGCGCGGGTCTCCTCCTGGGTATCGTGCTCACCGAGCCGCTCGCGCCCCAGGTGCAGCAGGCGGCTCAGGACGCCGGCCTCCTGGTGAACGCGCCCGCCCCCGATGTCGTACGGCTCATGCCGCCGCTGAACATCGACGACGCGGAGGTGGACGCCTTCCTCCGGGCGCTGCCCGGTGTCCTCGACGCAGCCGACGGGGACGGACGATCCGGGGAATGA
- a CDS encoding L,D-transpeptidase family protein, whose amino-acid sequence MRPGAVALAVSGLVVLGAGPPAPSPPLPARMTDTGGGTQLITAVAPRAASTRGTVTWWDLRDGRWVRAGSAPARFGANGLAEGASRKQGTNTTPTGLYGLPYAFGIRAAPRGTAYPYRRVHRDSWWCQDNDSRSYNRWTEPRAADCRAAESEHLISYGERYAHALVIGFNYARPVRGRGAGIFLHVVGRGATAGCVSVPKDAMRTILTWADPAKRPHIAVGTATGATAVTRY is encoded by the coding sequence ATGCGCCCCGGTGCCGTAGCCCTCGCCGTCTCCGGCCTCGTCGTGCTCGGCGCCGGGCCGCCCGCGCCCTCGCCCCCGCTGCCGGCCCGGATGACGGACACCGGCGGCGGCACCCAGCTGATCACCGCGGTGGCCCCGAGGGCGGCCTCGACGAGGGGCACGGTCACCTGGTGGGACCTCAGGGACGGGCGGTGGGTGCGGGCGGGTTCCGCGCCCGCACGTTTCGGAGCGAACGGGCTGGCAGAAGGCGCGTCCCGCAAGCAGGGCACGAACACGACACCCACGGGTCTGTACGGGCTGCCGTACGCCTTCGGCATCAGGGCGGCACCGCGCGGGACGGCGTACCCGTACCGCCGGGTGCACCGGGACTCCTGGTGGTGCCAGGACAACGACTCCCGCTCCTACAACCGCTGGACCGAGCCCCGGGCGGCCGACTGCCGGGCCGCGGAGTCCGAGCACCTGATCAGCTACGGCGAGCGGTACGCGCACGCGCTCGTCATCGGCTTCAACTACGCGCGTCCCGTGCGGGGACGCGGCGCGGGCATCTTCCTGCATGTCGTCGGGCGGGGAGCGACGGCCGGCTGTGTGTCCGTGCCGAAGGACGCGATGCGGACGATCCTCACCTGGGCCGACCCGGCGAAGCGCCCCCACATCGCCGTCGGGACGGCGACCGGGGCCACCGCCGTCACCCGCTACTAG
- the argB gene encoding acetylglutamate kinase, producing MSTTRKHTALPKAQILIEALPWLVRHNGKTVVIKFGGNAMIDEELKAAFAQDVVFLHHAGLKPVVVHGGGPQISAALDQHGIVSEFKAGLRVTTEDAMDVVRMVLAGQVQRELVGLLNQHGPLAVGLTGEDAHTITATKHQPEIDGELVDIGRVGEITAIDTGAIEALLADGRIPVVSSIARSQDDGHVYNVNADTAAAALAAALGAETLMVLTDVEGLYEDWPNSDEVISRLTASELERLLPDLSSGMVPKMEGCLHAVRGGVTTARVIDGRVQHSILLEIFTDEGIGTMVVPDEKPEGPGEQGES from the coding sequence ATGAGCACTACGCGGAAACACACCGCCCTCCCCAAGGCCCAGATCCTCATCGAGGCGCTGCCCTGGCTGGTCCGGCACAACGGCAAGACGGTCGTCATCAAGTTCGGCGGCAACGCCATGATCGACGAGGAGCTGAAGGCCGCCTTCGCCCAGGACGTCGTCTTCCTGCACCACGCCGGCCTCAAGCCGGTCGTCGTGCACGGCGGCGGCCCGCAGATCAGCGCCGCCCTCGACCAGCACGGCATCGTCAGCGAGTTCAAGGCGGGCCTCAGGGTCACCACCGAGGACGCCATGGACGTCGTACGGATGGTGCTGGCCGGTCAGGTGCAGCGCGAACTGGTCGGGCTGCTCAACCAGCACGGCCCGCTCGCCGTCGGCCTGACGGGCGAGGACGCGCACACCATCACCGCCACCAAGCACCAGCCCGAGATCGACGGCGAACTGGTCGACATCGGGCGGGTCGGCGAGATCACCGCGATCGACACGGGCGCGATCGAGGCGCTCCTCGCCGACGGCCGCATCCCGGTCGTCTCCTCGATCGCCCGCTCCCAGGACGACGGACATGTCTACAACGTCAATGCTGATACGGCGGCTGCGGCACTCGCTGCTGCTCTGGGCGCCGAAACCCTCATGGTCCTCACGGACGTCGAGGGACTGTACGAGGACTGGCCGAACAGCGACGAGGTGATCAGCCGCCTCACCGCCTCCGAACTGGAGCGCCTGCTGCCGGACCTGTCGTCCGGCATGGTGCCGAAGATGGAGGGCTGCCTGCACGCCGTACGGGGCGGCGTCACCACCGCCCGCGTGATCGACGGCCGGGTCCAGCACTCGATCCTGCTGGAGATCTTCACCGATGAGGGGATCGGCACGATGGTCGTGCCCGACGAGAAGCCCGAGGGACCGGGCGAACAGGGGGAGTCGTGA
- a CDS encoding sensor histidine kinase, whose translation MRRRPGPSARLKLTLSYAGFLAVAGALLLAVVWMYLLRYVPDNSQGLLWTSPNRYLLVRTFAPAAAVAMVFLLVFGLVGGWVLAGRMLAPLTRITAAARRAGNGSLSHRVRLEGRQDEFRELADTFDAMLGQLESHVAEQQRFAANASHELRTPLAISRTLLDVARKDPTRDRGELIERLHAVNTRAIGLTEALLLLSRSDRGNFTRESVDLSLIAEEAAETLLPLAEEREITLDVTGGAARASGSSELLLRMVTNLVQNALVHNLPAGGTVTVHTEAHGDTSVLRVENTGRRIPPDLVPTLTEPFQRGTERARTDEHAGVGLGLAIVDSVVRAHDGTLDLVPRPAGGLLVTVRLPGTP comes from the coding sequence ATGCGTAGACGCCCCGGGCCCAGCGCCCGGCTGAAACTCACCCTCAGCTACGCCGGATTCCTCGCCGTCGCCGGCGCTCTGCTGCTGGCCGTGGTGTGGATGTACCTGCTGCGCTACGTACCCGACAACTCCCAGGGACTGCTCTGGACCTCGCCCAACCGCTACCTCCTGGTGCGCACCTTCGCCCCCGCCGCGGCCGTGGCGATGGTCTTCCTGCTCGTGTTCGGCCTCGTCGGGGGATGGGTCCTGGCCGGCCGGATGCTCGCACCGCTCACACGGATCACGGCCGCGGCACGGAGGGCCGGGAACGGATCGCTGTCCCACCGCGTCCGCTTGGAGGGCCGCCAGGACGAATTCCGCGAACTCGCCGACACCTTCGACGCCATGCTCGGACAACTCGAGTCGCACGTCGCCGAGCAACAGCGGTTCGCCGCGAACGCCTCCCACGAACTGCGCACCCCGCTGGCCATCTCCCGGACGCTGCTCGACGTCGCCCGCAAGGACCCCACGCGGGACCGGGGCGAACTCATCGAACGCCTGCACGCGGTCAACACGCGCGCGATCGGCCTCACCGAGGCCCTTCTGCTGCTCAGCCGCAGCGACCGAGGGAACTTCACCCGCGAGAGCGTCGACCTCTCCCTCATCGCCGAAGAGGCAGCCGAAACCCTGCTCCCCCTCGCCGAAGAGCGGGAGATCACCCTCGACGTCACCGGCGGGGCGGCCCGGGCGAGCGGCTCCTCGGAACTCCTGCTGCGGATGGTGACGAACCTCGTCCAGAACGCCCTCGTCCACAACCTCCCCGCCGGCGGCACCGTGACGGTCCACACCGAGGCGCACGGTGACACGAGCGTGCTGCGGGTCGAGAACACGGGCCGTCGGATCCCGCCGGACCTGGTACCGACCCTCACCGAGCCCTTCCAGCGCGGAACGGAACGCGCCCGCACCGACGAGCACGCAGGGGTCGGCCTCGGCCTGGCCATCGTGGACAGCGTCGTGCGCGCCCACGACGGCACCCTCGACCTCGTCCCCCGCCCCGCCGGCGGCCTCCTCGTCACGGTCCGGCTCCCGGGGACGCCGTAG
- a CDS encoding arginine repressor has product MSQAQDHEQPGANGPAVPQTRTARHRRIVDILNRQPVRSQSQLAKLLADDGLSVTQATLSRDLDELNAVKIRNTDGDLIYAVPSEGGFRTPRAPLGGSAKEERMRRLSQELLISAEASANLVVLRTPPGAAQFLASAIDQAELHDILGTIAGDDTLLLISRNPDGGQALADHLLRLAQNGH; this is encoded by the coding sequence ATGAGCCAGGCGCAGGACCACGAGCAGCCGGGGGCGAACGGGCCCGCCGTGCCGCAGACCCGCACTGCACGCCACCGCCGGATCGTGGACATCCTCAACCGGCAGCCCGTGCGGTCGCAGAGCCAGCTGGCGAAGCTGCTCGCCGACGACGGGCTGAGTGTCACGCAGGCGACGCTCTCCCGGGACCTGGACGAGCTGAACGCGGTGAAGATCCGCAACACCGACGGAGACCTGATCTACGCGGTGCCGAGCGAGGGCGGTTTCCGCACGCCGCGCGCGCCGCTGGGCGGGTCGGCGAAGGAGGAGCGGATGCGGCGGTTGTCGCAGGAGCTGCTGATCTCCGCGGAGGCTTCGGCGAACCTCGTGGTCCTGCGGACTCCTCCGGGGGCCGCGCAGTTCCTGGCGTCGGCGATCGATCAGGCCGAACTGCACGACATCCTGGGGACGATCGCCGGTGACGACACGTTGCTGCTGATCAGCCGGAACCCTGACGGGGGGCAGGCGCTGGCCGACCATTTGCTGAGGCTGGCGCAGAACGGGCACTGA